A stretch of Crossiella cryophila DNA encodes these proteins:
- a CDS encoding helix-turn-helix transcriptional regulator has translation MRAIRVTVHAPDPLTADGILSTLAAQPEFLVEPGIESAPAEVRVVATDALTPDLLSLLRRVAGEDGAPVVLVVEKLEESQLLAAVECRVVAVLPRAAATGDRLVHGVRAAAAGGGVLPPAMLGELLKHVERMQRDLLAAKSVNAAGLSSREVDVLRLLADGWDTAEIAAQLCYSERTVKNVVFGLAQRLKLNSRTHAVAYALRAGMI, from the coding sequence GTGCGAGCCATTCGTGTCACGGTGCACGCACCGGATCCGCTCACCGCCGACGGCATCCTCAGCACCCTGGCCGCCCAGCCGGAGTTCCTGGTCGAGCCGGGCATCGAGTCCGCGCCCGCCGAGGTCAGGGTGGTCGCCACCGACGCGCTCACCCCCGACCTGCTGTCCCTGCTGCGCCGGGTGGCAGGCGAGGACGGGGCGCCGGTGGTGCTGGTGGTGGAGAAGCTGGAGGAGTCCCAGCTGCTGGCCGCGGTGGAGTGCCGGGTGGTCGCGGTGCTGCCAAGGGCGGCGGCCACCGGTGACCGGCTGGTGCACGGCGTGCGCGCGGCCGCCGCGGGCGGGGGAGTGCTGCCGCCCGCGATGCTCGGCGAACTGCTCAAGCACGTGGAGCGGATGCAGCGGGATCTGCTGGCGGCCAAGAGCGTGAACGCCGCCGGGCTGAGTTCGCGCGAGGTGGACGTGCTGCGGTTGCTGGCCGACGGCTGGGACACCGCGGAGATCGCCGCCCAGCTCTGCTATTCCGAACGCACCGTGAAGAACGTCGTTTTCGGCCTCGCCCAGCGGCTGAAGCTGAACAGCAGGACGCACGCGGTGGCCTATGCGCTGCGGGCCGGGATGATCTGA
- a CDS encoding response regulator transcription factor: MNATDWLSRRGLRTRLECHPELRVLDDTGTADVVVVATRFGTPSAVALLRRGCPTVDRDTPTVLVTSQVDNLRLLVEQQVVEVLPRNSATSEDLFAAVAAASERTEVSPASLQTMLADRAATHFGQQGQVEVNVLNDREQAVLRLLAEGWDTNRIAEQLCYSERTVKNVLYGMTSRLSLRNRAHLVAYAIRTGMI, from the coding sequence GTGAACGCGACCGACTGGCTGAGCAGGCGAGGGCTGCGGACCAGGCTGGAATGCCACCCTGAGCTGCGGGTTCTGGACGACACGGGCACCGCCGACGTCGTGGTGGTGGCCACCAGGTTCGGCACCCCGTCCGCGGTGGCGCTGCTGCGCCGGGGCTGTCCCACGGTGGACCGGGACACGCCGACCGTGCTGGTCACCAGCCAGGTGGACAACCTGCGCCTGCTGGTCGAGCAGCAGGTGGTGGAGGTGCTGCCGCGCAACTCGGCCACCTCGGAGGACCTGTTCGCCGCGGTGGCCGCGGCCAGCGAGCGCACCGAGGTCAGCCCGGCCAGCCTGCAGACCATGCTGGCCGACCGGGCCGCCACCCATTTCGGCCAGCAGGGTCAGGTCGAGGTGAACGTGCTGAATGACCGGGAACAGGCCGTGCTGCGCCTGCTCGCCGAAGGCTGGGACACCAATCGGATCGCCGAACAGCTCTGCTACTCCGAGCGCACGGTGAAAAACGTGCTGTACGGAATGACCAGCCGGCTGAGCCTGCGCAACCGGGCGCACCTGGTGGCCTACGCCATCCGCACCGGAATGATCTGA
- a CDS encoding WXG100 family type VII secretion target, producing the protein MSTTTPGMLQAAGHLGDTQSVARNGMNTVSGALASLKSTWTGRACEAYDASMNAWMDDCKLIVHKLGEMIEMMNGNRKVITEGEQANADTAARIPVGAGGGGLPGV; encoded by the coding sequence GTGTCAACAACAACCCCGGGAATGCTGCAGGCCGCTGGGCACCTCGGCGACACCCAGAGCGTCGCGCGCAACGGCATGAACACGGTGTCCGGCGCCCTCGCGAGCCTGAAGTCCACCTGGACCGGCCGTGCCTGCGAGGCCTACGACGCCTCGATGAATGCGTGGATGGACGACTGCAAGCTCATCGTCCACAAGCTCGGCGAGATGATCGAGATGATGAACGGCAACCGCAAGGTCATCACCGAGGGCGAGCAGGCCAACGCGGACACCGCGGCCCGGATCCCGGTCGGCGCGGGCGGCGGCGGCCTCCCCGGCGTCTGA
- a CDS encoding WXG100 family type VII secretion target: protein MPTYTFNRGMADSVRDQMAAITKQLQNELENMHQQITSTLQDWQDGAKDQYLTAKSQWDAAAQRMPHSLNAAETALQQITEGYLKVEHTGMNAWGGYSVK, encoded by the coding sequence TTGCCCACCTATACCTTCAACCGGGGTATGGCCGACTCGGTCCGCGACCAGATGGCCGCGATCACCAAGCAGCTGCAGAACGAGCTGGAGAACATGCACCAGCAGATCACCAGCACCCTGCAGGACTGGCAGGACGGCGCCAAGGACCAGTACCTGACCGCCAAGTCGCAGTGGGACGCGGCCGCCCAGCGCATGCCGCACAGCCTCAACGCCGCGGAGACCGCGCTGCAGCAGATCACCGAGGGCTACCTGAAGGTTGAGCACACCGGCATGAACGCCTGGGGTGGCTACAGCGTCAAGTGA
- a CDS encoding YbaB/EbfC family nucleoid-associated protein translates to MSTPRSEQTEQLYAQYRRQFDQVRETQRLLGEISCTVSAPRNTVSVTVGHGGVVKDIAFPTGAYKNMAPRELTAALLDTLRKAQDQATHAAAELLAPSLPEGVDAHKLFSGKLDLQELMSAEPRPGTDSGDRAKSGE, encoded by the coding sequence GTGTCCACGCCGCGATCGGAGCAGACCGAACAGCTCTACGCGCAGTACCGCAGGCAGTTCGACCAGGTGCGGGAGACCCAGCGGCTGCTCGGTGAGATCTCCTGCACGGTGTCCGCGCCACGCAACACGGTGTCGGTCACCGTCGGGCACGGCGGTGTGGTCAAGGACATCGCCTTCCCCACCGGCGCGTACAAGAACATGGCGCCGAGGGAACTGACCGCCGCCCTGCTCGACACCCTGCGCAAGGCCCAGGACCAGGCCACGCACGCGGCCGCGGAGCTGCTCGCGCCGAGCCTGCCCGAGGGCGTTGACGCGCACAAGTTGTTCAGCGGCAAGCTGGATCTGCAGGAACTGATGTCGGCCGAACCACGTCCGGGCACCGATTCCGGTGACCGCGCCAAGAGCGGGGAGTGA
- a CDS encoding WXG100 family type VII secretion target, producing MADESNDQSKNTGFKVVDGAVVATGDGSQTMSRADYDSWDWKTIKAAIHGVAGGHGKKAVHELDGKSDPSTLWNAALTFQEARVVLTMVGNSIRDQAEALAGEGRPWQGEAATAFLGLMTPFAKAFLQQAEQIGGGPSGMDPVPEQLWSAGNYLEWARRTVHDIDVHYAAETRRIAAETQAHHYGIDITLENNKTKVSEFPLVVEQMTKDMRSVLKTLAGNYQEKRFDTELQKVPTPDPLGGGLGGPNKLGLDHLPPPELKSGPPLSPALAIKPPSEVTGPPLNPAFAIKPPGGGKGPGEHAGRDFTASAPPGFHAGSPPGGGGIGDRAPSEFTPKSVPGSGGAGPNTPGHSGSMPPFSPTLAHVPISKPGSGNPGLPGSAPKSLPGGAGLKPPVHNNSVAPPLPFLPTPPPGSAGGPRSPGSSTPSPRSPGAVSPPPKLPGSVTPPPKLPGSDLPSRFQPTPPPDGVKPPSLPEPHKPPAPELHKWTGDKPPGGQNLPNPKDWAAGNHPDAPKLSDRREAPVAPPMPFHPGSGPGTGGLPGGGIVDRHGSHGPIGDGKPWQSPKMPGLGDPQMPSNPQKDWVAPGALKPNSPGMPMMPPPGMPMAPGGGAPGGAGGGDRSDSSGLIGGEVKPWKGPGAPGLGDPRGVDTPAVVGKERVVVPGVSLPDPPGVPTMPPGAPVAPGGGAPHAEIKPWKGPEAPGVGVHTPPVAGKEWAAGPGGASPSPAGAPMMPPPGTPVAPGGGAPGGAGGGDRSDSAGLIGGEVKPWQAPEAPGLGDPRGVDTPAAAGQEWAAGPGAKSPDPAGMPMMPPPGMPTAPGGDSKSERSDASGLIGGEVKPWEAQEVAGLGDPRGVDTPAGATAEWAVGGEERIAVVAPAENEEDTSSWDLPVAGSLFGLGGLAGQRAERGEEPEAPEYTLRENTAWAHSGVSASARATRAPESDRAADPALFLPRPFEPDEQGTCSAEDPAVAEVEPEPTEEEAPERTAADLLRRDSSAWGAPKAAAPGVIG from the coding sequence ATGGCTGACGAATCAAACGACCAGTCCAAGAACACCGGTTTCAAGGTCGTCGACGGCGCGGTCGTCGCCACCGGCGATGGCTCGCAGACCATGTCCAGGGCGGACTACGACTCCTGGGACTGGAAGACCATCAAGGCCGCCATCCACGGGGTGGCGGGCGGGCACGGCAAGAAGGCCGTGCACGAGCTGGACGGCAAGTCCGATCCCAGCACCCTGTGGAATGCCGCGCTGACCTTCCAGGAGGCCAGGGTGGTGCTGACCATGGTGGGCAACAGCATCCGGGACCAGGCCGAGGCGCTGGCAGGCGAAGGCCGTCCCTGGCAGGGCGAGGCCGCGACCGCGTTCCTGGGTCTGATGACCCCGTTCGCCAAGGCGTTCCTGCAGCAGGCCGAGCAGATCGGCGGCGGACCGTCCGGAATGGACCCGGTGCCCGAGCAGTTGTGGTCGGCAGGCAACTACCTCGAATGGGCGCGTCGCACCGTGCACGACATCGACGTGCACTACGCCGCCGAGACCCGGCGCATCGCGGCGGAGACCCAGGCACACCACTACGGCATCGACATCACCTTGGAGAACAACAAGACCAAGGTCAGCGAGTTCCCACTGGTCGTGGAACAGATGACCAAGGACATGCGGTCGGTGCTGAAGACCCTCGCCGGGAACTACCAGGAGAAGCGGTTCGACACCGAGTTGCAGAAGGTGCCGACCCCCGATCCGCTCGGCGGCGGGCTGGGCGGGCCGAACAAGCTGGGGCTGGACCACCTGCCGCCGCCCGAGCTGAAGTCCGGTCCGCCGCTGAGCCCGGCGCTGGCCATCAAACCGCCGTCGGAGGTGACCGGCCCGCCGTTGAACCCGGCCTTCGCCATCAAGCCGCCGGGTGGTGGCAAGGGACCGGGGGAGCACGCCGGGCGTGATTTCACCGCCAGTGCCCCGCCCGGTTTCCACGCTGGTTCGCCGCCCGGTGGCGGGGGGATCGGCGATCGGGCGCCGAGCGAGTTCACGCCGAAGAGCGTGCCAGGGTCCGGTGGGGCTGGGCCGAACACGCCCGGCCACAGCGGCTCGATGCCGCCGTTCTCGCCGACGCTCGCCCACGTCCCGATCAGCAAGCCGGGCAGCGGCAACCCCGGCCTGCCCGGGTCAGCGCCGAAGAGCCTGCCCGGTGGTGCGGGGCTGAAACCGCCGGTGCACAACAACTCGGTCGCGCCACCGTTGCCCTTCCTGCCGACCCCGCCGCCGGGCTCCGCCGGTGGCCCCAGGTCGCCGGGCAGCAGCACGCCGTCCCCCCGGTCGCCGGGTGCGGTGTCCCCGCCGCCCAAGTTGCCGGGTTCGGTCACCCCGCCCCCCAAGCTGCCGGGCAGTGACCTGCCGTCCCGCTTCCAGCCGACGCCGCCGCCCGATGGGGTCAAACCGCCGTCGCTGCCCGAGCCGCACAAGCCGCCCGCACCGGAGCTGCACAAGTGGACCGGCGACAAGCCGCCCGGCGGGCAGAACCTGCCCAACCCCAAGGACTGGGCCGCGGGCAACCACCCCGACGCGCCCAAGCTCTCCGACCGTCGAGAGGCCCCCGTGGCCCCGCCGATGCCGTTCCACCCGGGCTCGGGTCCGGGGACGGGCGGTCTGCCCGGTGGCGGCATCGTGGACCGGCACGGCTCGCACGGGCCGATCGGTGACGGCAAACCCTGGCAGAGCCCTAAGATGCCCGGCCTGGGTGATCCGCAGATGCCGTCCAACCCGCAGAAGGACTGGGTCGCGCCGGGTGCGTTGAAGCCCAATTCGCCTGGTATGCCGATGATGCCGCCGCCGGGGATGCCGATGGCTCCCGGTGGTGGTGCGCCCGGTGGTGCCGGTGGCGGGGATCGGTCGGATTCCTCCGGGTTGATCGGTGGTGAGGTCAAGCCGTGGAAGGGGCCTGGTGCGCCGGGATTGGGTGATCCGCGTGGGGTGGACACTCCGGCGGTTGTCGGGAAGGAGCGGGTGGTCGTACCGGGTGTGTCGTTGCCTGATCCGCCCGGTGTGCCGACGATGCCGCCCGGCGCGCCGGTTGCTCCCGGTGGTGGTGCCCCGCATGCGGAGATCAAGCCCTGGAAGGGGCCGGAGGCGCCCGGGGTGGGGGTGCACACTCCGCCGGTCGCGGGGAAGGAGTGGGCTGCCGGGCCGGGTGGGGCGTCGCCGAGTCCGGCCGGCGCGCCGATGATGCCGCCGCCGGGCACGCCGGTTGCTCCCGGTGGTGGTGCGCCCGGTGGTGCCGGTGGCGGGGATCGGTCGGATTCCGCCGGGCTCATCGGCGGGGAGGTCAAGCCGTGGCAGGCCCCCGAGGCTCCTGGGCTGGGTGATCCGCGTGGGGTGGACACCCCGGCGGCCGCCGGGCAGGAGTGGGCTGCCGGGCCGGGGGCGAAGTCGCCGGATCCGGCCGGGATGCCGATGATGCCGCCACCCGGGATGCCGACGGCTCCGGGTGGTGACTCGAAGAGTGAGCGGTCGGACGCCTCCGGGTTGATCGGTGGCGAGGTGAAGCCCTGGGAGGCCCAGGAGGTGGCTGGACTGGGTGACCCGCGTGGGGTGGACACCCCGGCCGGCGCCACCGCGGAGTGGGCGGTTGGCGGCGAGGAGCGGATCGCGGTGGTCGCGCCCGCGGAGAACGAGGAGGACACCAGCTCCTGGGACCTCCCGGTGGCCGGCAGTCTGTTCGGGCTCGGTGGGCTGGCCGGGCAGCGGGCGGAGCGGGGCGAGGAGCCCGAGGCGCCGGAGTACACGTTGCGGGAGAACACGGCCTGGGCGCACAGCGGGGTTTCCGCCTCCGCCCGCGCCACGCGTGCACCCGAATCCGACCGGGCCGCGGATCCCGCGTTGTTCCTGCCCCGGCCGTTCGAGCCGGACGAGCAGGGCACGTGCAGTGCGGAGGACCCCGCGGTGGCGGAGGTCGAGCCCGAGCCGACCGAGGAGGAGGCGCCCGAACGCACGGCCGCCGATCTGCTCCGGCGGGACAGCAGTGCCTGGGGCGCACCGAAAGCGGCGGCTCCGGGAGTGATCGGATGA
- the eccCa gene encoding type VII secretion protein EccCa has protein sequence MSTVTVKRGPRVAGPELPEGEEELQEPPVMPEPAARDLSSVLMFIPMAMGPLVMILMFSSAGGGGASPLILIMAGAMGIGMVAMGITQFLRDSMERKRKLNAERRDYLRYIGQLRRKARESSEAQRKAVVWNNPAPSGLWSLAGGPRLWERRGSHDDFARVRLGLGTQQAVMEFTPPATKPIEDLEPLSAISLRRFSETYRTVTGIPIPVGLRSFTSVEFAGDPDAVAGLLRAMLGQLVSFHAPDELRIAVLTGARNQSEWDWVKWLPHTAHPVAHDAAGPLRLLSCEHDELLDLLGPEVLSRGDHDKSVLPGAAEPFVVILAHLAAIPAHSPLLGPGLRNVVLLDATGELPGGAKVLRLTCQDGRVSYPADTDTGSATCDQLSPVQAETLARLLAAKRTSGTVDIVDRPFENDFELTTLLGIRDVHTFDVAAQWRQKTPQRARLQVPIGVTEDGEVVELDLKESAQGGMGPHGMLIGATGSGKSELLRTLVCALAATHSSEVLNLVLVDFKGGATFLGMDKLPHTSAVITNLADELPLVDRMQDSLNGEMTRRQEILRESGYSSLFDYEKARTTGGQLTPLPTLLVIVDEFSELLGSKPEFMELFVSIGRLGRSLGVHLLLASQRLDEGRIHRVEGHLSYRVALRTFSSMESRSVIGVADAYELPPGPGNGYLKIDTTTLIRFKGAYVSGPCRTTAPTGGPGAEAEIVAGEVAPFYTQPNPRQHEIRAAETEPEQEETAAVEAEAAAEDAPSLAEVLIGRLAGAGPAARQVWLPPLSHSPSLDSMLPSVVPHPDLGMTVDDPAVRSRLRVPVGLVDLPYEQMRELLVADLSGADGHVGVVGAPMTGKSTLLRTLILGLALTHTPEEIQFYGLDFGGGGLMSISGLPHVGSVATRMDRDRVVRTLSEVVQVMEMRESRFAELGFESMADYRQARREGRVEDAHGEVFLVIDGWFTLRQDFGDLETKLTEIAARGLSYGVHLVVSSTRWSEIRPWLRDVLGTRFELRLGDAMESEVQGRKAATVPNQPGRGLTSSGCHFLAGLPRLDGMSDVDDLAAATKSIVEEVRIFWPGRSAPGVRLLPTKLPMVELPRSQGDLRFCLGLDEQRLNPVWHDFNTTPHLFMLGDAETGKTNALRLLLRQIVAGHGPDEAKIVLGDSRRDLDEIVPDAYRVGHAISAEALTELANKAAVSLHRRVPGADISSERLRRRDWWQGPQLFVVVDDYELFGGGMAMGTPLDTLLPLLAQGVHIGFHLILARSSANALRGMMDPLLRRLWELGSPALLFSYPKEEGKFLGEAPPRTLPPGRAQLVTRRGIRLIQTGYVPVESTQHNDPVAVSAWPGKAER, from the coding sequence ATGAGCACGGTCACGGTCAAACGCGGGCCCCGGGTGGCGGGGCCGGAACTGCCCGAGGGGGAGGAGGAACTCCAGGAACCGCCGGTGATGCCGGAGCCGGCGGCGCGGGATCTCAGCTCGGTGCTGATGTTCATCCCGATGGCCATGGGGCCGTTGGTGATGATCCTGATGTTCTCCTCGGCGGGCGGTGGCGGCGCGTCACCGCTGATCCTGATCATGGCCGGGGCGATGGGCATCGGCATGGTCGCGATGGGGATCACCCAGTTCCTGCGGGATTCCATGGAGCGCAAGCGCAAGCTCAACGCCGAGCGCCGGGACTACCTGCGCTACATCGGCCAGCTGCGCCGCAAGGCGCGGGAAAGCTCTGAGGCGCAACGCAAAGCCGTGGTGTGGAACAACCCCGCGCCGTCCGGGCTGTGGTCGCTGGCCGGTGGTCCCCGGCTGTGGGAGCGGCGGGGCAGTCACGACGACTTCGCCAGGGTGCGGCTCGGACTGGGCACCCAGCAGGCGGTCATGGAGTTCACCCCGCCGGCCACCAAACCGATCGAGGACCTGGAACCGCTGTCGGCGATCTCGTTGCGCCGCTTCAGCGAGACCTACCGGACGGTGACCGGCATCCCGATCCCGGTGGGGCTGCGCAGTTTCACCAGCGTCGAGTTCGCCGGTGACCCGGACGCGGTGGCCGGGCTGCTGCGCGCCATGCTCGGCCAGCTGGTCAGTTTCCACGCCCCGGACGAACTGCGGATCGCCGTGCTGACCGGAGCACGCAACCAGTCCGAGTGGGACTGGGTGAAATGGCTTCCGCACACCGCGCACCCGGTCGCCCACGACGCGGCCGGGCCCCTACGTCTGCTCTCCTGCGAGCACGACGAGCTGCTCGACCTGCTCGGCCCCGAGGTGCTCTCCAGGGGTGATCACGACAAGAGCGTGCTGCCCGGCGCGGCTGAGCCGTTCGTGGTGATCCTGGCGCACCTGGCCGCCATCCCTGCGCACTCCCCGCTGCTGGGACCGGGACTGCGCAACGTGGTCCTGCTGGACGCCACCGGGGAGCTACCCGGTGGCGCCAAGGTGCTGCGGCTGACCTGTCAGGACGGCCGGGTGTCCTACCCCGCCGACACCGACACCGGTTCGGCCACCTGCGATCAGCTCAGCCCGGTGCAGGCCGAGACCCTGGCCCGGCTGCTGGCGGCCAAGCGCACCAGCGGCACGGTGGACATCGTGGACCGGCCGTTCGAGAACGACTTCGAGCTGACCACCCTGCTCGGCATCCGCGATGTGCACACCTTCGATGTGGCCGCGCAGTGGCGGCAGAAAACCCCGCAGCGGGCCAGGTTGCAGGTGCCGATCGGGGTCACCGAGGACGGCGAGGTGGTCGAACTCGACCTCAAGGAGTCCGCCCAGGGCGGCATGGGACCGCACGGGATGCTCATCGGGGCAACGGGTTCGGGCAAGAGCGAACTGCTGCGCACCCTGGTCTGCGCGCTCGCGGCCACCCACTCCTCCGAGGTGCTCAACCTGGTCCTGGTCGACTTCAAGGGCGGCGCGACCTTCCTCGGCATGGACAAGCTGCCGCACACCTCGGCGGTGATCACCAACCTGGCCGACGAACTGCCCCTGGTCGACCGGATGCAGGACTCGCTCAACGGGGAGATGACCCGTCGCCAGGAGATCCTGCGGGAGAGCGGGTACTCCTCGCTGTTCGACTACGAGAAGGCGCGCACCACCGGTGGCCAGCTCACCCCGCTGCCCACCCTGCTGGTGATCGTGGACGAGTTCAGCGAACTGCTGGGCAGCAAACCGGAGTTCATGGAGCTGTTCGTCTCCATCGGGCGGCTCGGCCGCTCACTCGGCGTGCACCTTCTCCTTGCCTCGCAACGACTTGACGAAGGCCGCATCCACCGGGTCGAGGGGCACCTGTCCTACCGGGTCGCGCTGCGCACCTTCTCCTCGATGGAATCCCGCAGCGTCATCGGGGTCGCCGACGCCTACGAACTGCCGCCTGGGCCTGGCAACGGCTACCTCAAGATCGACACCACCACGCTGATCCGGTTCAAGGGCGCCTACGTCTCCGGCCCCTGCCGGACCACCGCGCCCACCGGCGGTCCTGGCGCCGAGGCGGAGATCGTGGCCGGTGAGGTCGCGCCCTTCTACACCCAGCCCAACCCGCGGCAGCACGAGATCCGCGCCGCCGAGACCGAGCCGGAGCAGGAGGAGACCGCGGCGGTCGAGGCCGAAGCCGCGGCCGAGGACGCGCCGAGCCTGGCCGAGGTGCTCATCGGCAGGCTGGCCGGCGCGGGCCCGGCCGCCCGCCAGGTGTGGCTGCCGCCGCTGTCGCACTCGCCCAGCCTGGACTCGATGCTGCCCAGCGTGGTGCCACACCCCGACCTCGGCATGACCGTGGACGATCCGGCGGTGCGGTCCCGGCTGCGGGTGCCGGTCGGCCTGGTCGACCTGCCGTATGAGCAGATGCGCGAACTGCTGGTGGCCGACCTCTCCGGCGCGGACGGGCACGTCGGCGTGGTCGGCGCGCCGATGACCGGCAAGTCCACCCTGCTGCGCACGCTCATCCTCGGCCTGGCGCTGACGCACACCCCGGAGGAGATCCAGTTCTACGGCCTGGACTTCGGCGGCGGCGGGCTGATGTCGATCAGCGGACTGCCGCACGTCGGCTCGGTGGCCACCCGGATGGACCGCGACCGGGTGGTGCGCACCCTGTCCGAGGTCGTGCAGGTGATGGAGATGCGCGAGTCCCGGTTCGCCGAACTGGGTTTCGAGTCCATGGCCGACTACCGCCAGGCTCGGCGCGAGGGCCGGGTCGAGGACGCGCACGGCGAGGTGTTCCTGGTCATCGACGGCTGGTTCACCCTGCGCCAGGACTTCGGCGACCTGGAGACCAAGCTGACCGAGATCGCCGCCCGCGGCCTGTCCTACGGCGTGCACCTGGTGGTCTCCTCCACCCGCTGGTCGGAGATCCGGCCCTGGCTGCGGGATGTGCTGGGCACCCGGTTCGAGCTGCGGCTGGGCGACGCGATGGAGTCGGAGGTGCAGGGCCGCAAGGCCGCCACCGTGCCGAACCAGCCGGGTCGCGGCCTGACCAGCTCGGGCTGTCACTTCCTGGCCGGCCTGCCCCGGCTGGACGGGATGTCCGATGTGGACGATCTGGCCGCGGCCACCAAGTCCATTGTGGAGGAAGTGCGGATCTTCTGGCCCGGCCGCAGCGCACCGGGTGTGCGGTTGCTGCCGACCAAGCTGCCGATGGTGGAACTGCCGCGCTCCCAAGGGGATCTGCGATTCTGCCTGGGCCTGGACGAGCAGCGGCTCAACCCGGTCTGGCACGATTTCAACACCACCCCGCACCTGTTCATGCTCGGCGACGCCGAGACCGGCAAGACCAACGCGCTGCGGTTGCTGCTGCGCCAGATCGTGGCAGGCCACGGCCCGGACGAGGCGAAGATCGTGCTGGGTGACTCCCGCCGCGACCTCGACGAGATCGTGCCGGATGCCTACCGGGTCGGCCACGCGATCAGCGCGGAGGCGTTGACCGAACTGGCGAACAAGGCCGCGGTGTCCCTGCACCGGCGGGTGCCCGGCGCGGACATCTCCTCCGAACGCCTGCGCAGGCGGGACTGGTGGCAGGGTCCGCAACTGTTCGTGGTGGTCGACGACTACGAGTTGTTCGGCGGCGGGATGGCCATGGGCACCCCGCTGGACACCCTGCTGCCGCTGCTGGCCCAGGGCGTGCACATCGGCTTCCATCTCATTCTCGCCCGCAGCAGCGCGAACGCCCTGCGCGGCATGATGGATCCGCTGCTGCGGCGGCTGTGGGAACTGGGCAGCCCGGCGCTGTTGTTCTCCTACCCCAAGGAGGAGGGCAAGTTCCTCGGCGAGGCCCCGCCGCGCACGCTGCCGCCCGGCCGCGCCCAACTGGTCACCCGGCGCGGGATCCGGCTGATCCAGACCGGTTACGTACCGGTGGAATCCACCCAGCACAACGACCCGGTCGCGGTGAGCGCCTGGCCGGGGAAGGCGGAGCGATGA
- the eccD gene encoding type VII secretion integral membrane protein EccD produces the protein MSATRNAELCRVTVFGPSGRADLAVPVTTTVSALLPTLVQHVLREAERAPAGDEAGAWVLQRLGEAPFDADGTPATLDWLDGERLHLLRAEEALPELDFDDIADGMATAVSRQGNRWNEKVNRTLFLSLTGALLGVIGVSLFSNASGLLAAIVAGELALVLCVAATVVARMLADRALAGVVGTAGCLFAALCGALAAEGVAGTLALAPFGVLVGALTLTGVSAALLLTQRLLAPDLPIVPFGCAAVAGLGGILAMWLHLGVGLTPTQNAVVVATTFFLLTLAAPKLATRTARLRGPQLPRTAEELKIDVAPEPAAEVVAQTGHADRYLSVLAIGSATVIAVALWYLLAAPTWLDHTLAGLLAVLVLLRAREFLNIGQRTGLALAGSWGLALFALSLLAEWTDLWRVVGVAALLGGVLLLVLAALRPAHRRLLPIWPHTGDVAEKLLALALIPFLMHALGVFAWARGLAG, from the coding sequence ATGAGCGCCACCAGGAACGCGGAACTGTGCCGGGTCACGGTGTTCGGCCCCAGCGGCCGGGCCGATCTCGCGGTGCCGGTCACCACCACGGTCTCGGCCCTGCTGCCGACCCTGGTCCAGCACGTGCTCCGGGAGGCCGAACGCGCCCCGGCGGGCGATGAGGCCGGGGCCTGGGTGCTGCAACGGCTCGGCGAGGCCCCGTTCGACGCCGACGGCACCCCGGCGACCCTGGACTGGCTCGACGGCGAGCGGCTGCACCTGCTGCGGGCCGAGGAAGCCTTGCCGGAACTGGACTTCGACGATATCGCCGACGGCATGGCCACCGCGGTCAGCCGCCAGGGCAACCGGTGGAACGAGAAGGTCAACCGCACCCTGTTCCTCAGCCTCACCGGCGCGCTGCTCGGCGTGATCGGGGTGTCGCTGTTCAGCAACGCCAGTGGGCTGCTCGCCGCGATCGTCGCGGGGGAGCTGGCGCTGGTGCTGTGCGTGGCGGCCACCGTCGTCGCGCGGATGCTGGCCGACCGGGCACTGGCCGGGGTGGTGGGCACCGCGGGCTGCCTGTTCGCCGCGCTCTGCGGCGCGCTGGCCGCCGAGGGCGTGGCCGGGACACTGGCGCTGGCGCCGTTCGGGGTGCTGGTGGGCGCGCTGACGCTGACCGGGGTCTCGGCGGCCCTGCTGCTGACCCAACGGCTGCTGGCGCCGGACCTGCCGATCGTGCCCTTCGGCTGCGCCGCGGTGGCCGGTCTTGGCGGGATCCTCGCGATGTGGCTGCACCTGGGGGTCGGCCTCACCCCCACCCAGAACGCGGTGGTGGTGGCCACCACCTTCTTCCTGCTGACCCTGGCCGCGCCCAAACTGGCCACCCGGACGGCCCGGCTGCGCGGACCGCAGTTGCCGCGCACCGCCGAGGAACTCAAGATCGACGTGGCGCCCGAGCCCGCGGCCGAGGTGGTCGCCCAGACCGGGCACGCCGACCGCTACCTCAGCGTGCTGGCCATTGGTTCGGCCACGGTCATCGCGGTGGCCCTGTGGTACCTGCTGGCCGCGCCCACCTGGCTGGACCACACCCTCGCCGGGCTGCTCGCGGTGCTGGTGCTGTTGCGCGCCAGGGAGTTCCTCAACATCGGCCAGCGCACCGGACTCGCGCTGGCCGGATCCTGGGGCCTGGCGCTGTTCGCGCTGTCCCTGCTCGCCGAGTGGACCGATCTGTGGCGGGTGGTCGGGGTGGCCGCGTTGCTGGGCGGTGTGCTGCTGCTGGTGCTGGCCGCGCTGCGCCCCGCGCACCGCAGGCTGCTGCCGATCTGGCCGCACACCGGCGATGTGGCCGAGAAGCTGCTCGCGCTCGCGCTGATCCCGTTCCTGATGCACGCGCTGGGTGTTTTCGCCTGGGCGCGTGGATTGGCCGGGTGA